TCCATATTGATCACCGGCGCCACGGGTTCGCTGGGCAGCGTCGCCGCTCGGGCGCTTGCGGATGCAGGTGCGCGGCTGACTCTGACCGGCGGCAACGCTGCCGGCCTGGCCGAGTTGGTTGAGGACGCCGGCATCGACAACGCGGTCATGGTCGAGCGTCGGCCCGAGACTCCGGCCGACGCTGAGGCCATGGTGGCTGCGGCCATTGCCCACCACGGCCGCCTCGACGGGGTTCTGGTGGCGTCGGGCATGAACCACGTCGCGCCGATCACCGAGATGGCCGTCGAGGACTTCGACAAGGTGATGGATGCAAATCTGCGCGGCGCCTGGCTGGTCTGCCAAGCGGCCGGGCGGGTTCTGCTCGAGCAGGGCGACGGCGGCAGCATCGTGCTGGTCTCATCGGTCCGCGGAGCGCTCGGTCACCCCGCCGGCTACAGCGCCTACTGCCCGTCGAAAGCGGGCACCGATCTGCTGGCCAAATCCCTGGCGTCCGAATGGGGTGCTGACGGAATCCGGGTAAATGCCCTTGCGCCAACTGTTTTCCGGTCCGAGCTGACCGAGTGGATGTACGCCGACGACGAGAAGGGACGCGCCACCCGCGAGGCGATGTTCGCCCGGATCCCGTTGCGCCGCTTTGCCGAACCCGAAGACTTCGTCGGCGCACTGATCTATCTGCTCAGCGACGCGTCAAGCTTCTACACCGGCCAGGTGATGTATCTGGACGGGGGGTACACCGCATGCTGACGCCTCACGGATTTTCTCGCGCCGCCGTCGTCGGCGCCGGTTTGATGGGCCGGCGCATCGCCGGCGTGCTGGCGTCGACGGGGCTCGAGGTCGCGATCACCGACACCAACGCCGAAATCCTCGAAGCGGCAGCGGCGGAAGCCGCCGCAGTGACCGGCGCAGAACGCGGATCGGTCACCGCCACCGGTGATCTGGCGGCGGCGGTGCACAACACCGATCTGGTGGTCGAGGCGATCGTCGAAAACCTGGCGGTCAAACAGGAACTCTTCCAACGCCTGGCGAACCTGGCCCCACATGCGGTGCTGGCGACCAACACGTCCGTCCTGCCGATCGGCGGCGTCGCCGAGCGCGTCGACGACGGCAGCCGAGTCATCGGTACGCACTTCTGGAATCCGCCCGACCTCATTCCGGTCGTCGAGGTGGTGCCCAGCGATCGAACCTCCCCGGACACGGTGGAACGCATCGTGGCGCTGCTGACCGAGGCCGGCAAGATGCCGGTGCGGGTCGCACGCGACGTCCCCGGATTCATCGGCAACCGGCTTCAGCATGCGCTGTGGCGTGAGGCGATGGCGTTGGTCGCTGAAGGCGTCTGCGACGCCGAGACGGTAGATCTGGTGGTGCACAACACCATTGGACTCCGGCTGGCCACCCTGGGCCCGCTGGAAAACGCCGACTACATCGGCCTCGACCTCACCCTGGCCATCCACGATGCGGTAATCCCCAGCCTCAACAGCGACCCGCATCCCAGCCCGCTGCTGCGCCGGCTGGTTGCCGACGGGCAACTCGGAGCGCGCACCGGACACGGTTTCCTCGACTGGCCCGCGGGCGCCCGGGAGCGCACGGCGGCACGACTTGCCCAGCACATCAATGCGCAACTGGCACAAGACCGGAACACGAAAGGAAGTAATTAGCCATGACTGTCACGTGGCCCCTCGGTGATGCCGAGTCCAAGCTGGAGTTCTACGACCTGTCGCACCCGTGGGGACATGGGGTGCCGGCCTGGCCGTATTTCGAGGACGTCAAGATCGAACGGCTGCACGGCATGGCCAAGAGCCGGGTGCTGACGCAAAAGATCACCACCGTCATGCATTCCGGCACCCACATCGATGCACCGGCGCACGTGGTGGAGGGAACGCCGTTCCTCGATGAGATTCCACTGAGCGCCTTCTTCGGCACCGGGGTGGTGGTGTCGATCCCGAAAAACAAGTGGGGAGTGGTGACCGCCGAGGATCTCGAGCAGGCCAGCCCTGAAATCCGGCCCGGCGACATCGTCATCGTCAACACCGGCTGGCACCACAAATACGCCGACAGTGCCGAGTACTACGCCTACTCGCCGGGCTTCTACAAGGAAGCGGGGGAGTGGTTTGCGGCCAAGGGCGTCAAGGCGGTCGGCACCGACACCCAGGCCCTGGACCATCCGCTGGCCACTGCGATCGCACCACACGGCCCCGCGGAAGCCCAAGGCGGCCTATTGCCTTGGGCGGTGAGCGAATACGAGGAGCAGACGGGTCGCAAGGTACTCGACGACTTCCCGGAGTGGGAGCCCTGCCACCGCGCGATCCTGTCAAAGGGCATCTACGGTTTCGAAAACGTGGGCGGCGATCTGGACAAGGTCACCGGCAAGCGCGTCACGTTTGCCGCCTTCCCCTGGCGCTGGGTGGGCGGCGACGGCTGCATCGTTCGGTTGGTGGCGATCGTCGACCCCACCGGGAGCTACCGCATCGAGACGGGGGCCTGATGAACGTGACCCGGGTGTCGCAGGCAACGGAATACACTGCCGCGCTGCACCGTGACGTGCTCACGGTGCGGCTGCAGGGCCACGAAGCCGGACACACCGAACGGTTCTGGGTGGGGCTGTCCACCTACCGGCCGGGCGGGATCGCCGAAATGGCCGTAGCCCGAGAGGAAACCGTCTATGTGGTGATCGAGGGCGAGCTGGTCGTCACCGCCGAGGGAACCGAAACGGTCTTGGGCCGGCTCGACAGTGTGCATTTCGCCAAAGGCGAGGTGCGGTCGCTGGAAAACCGTTCCGGGCGTGCGGCGGTGCTACTGGTGGCCATCGCTCATCCGCAGGAGGTAGGGGAGTGAGCGTCGTCATCACCGTGGCACCCACCGGACCGATCGCGACCAAGGCCGACAACCCGGCGCTGCCGACCACGCCGGAAGAAATCGCAACCGCGGTCGAACAGGCCTACCGCGTCGGAGCCGCGGTGGCACATATCCATCTGCGTGACGAAAACGAACGGCCGACAGCAGATCTCGCTATCGCACGGCGGGCCATCGACCTGATCGGCGAGCGTTGCCCGATCCTGATCCAGCTGTCGACGGGAGTCGGACTGTCGGTGCCGTTCGAGGAGCGGGAAAAGCTGGTCGAACTGCGGCCGCGGATGGCAACCCTCAACCCGTGCTCGATGAGTTTCGGTGCCGGCGAATTCCGCAACCCGCCGGATGCCGTCCGCCGATTGGCGGCACGGATGCTCGAGCTGGATATCAAACCCGAACTGGAAATCTATGACACCGGGCATCTGGAGGCCTGCCTGCGATTGCGGGAAGAAGGCCTGCTGGCTGAACCTTTGCAGTTCAGCATCGTCCTCGGGGTGCGCGGCGGAATGGCTGCCACCGCCGATAACCTGCTAACGATGGTGCGCCGGCTTCCTCCCGATGCGATCTGGCAAGTTATCGCGATCGGCCGGGCCAACCTGGAATTGACCGCGATGGGCTTGGCCCTGGGCGGTAATGCGCGAGTGGGCCTGGAGGACACCTTGTACTTGCGTAAGGGTGAGCTGGCGCCAAGCACCCTGGCGCTGGTGACGCGCACCATGCGTCTTGTCCAGGCCCTGGATTTGCCGGTCGCCTCCGTTGAAGAAGCCGAGGCATTGCTGCGCCTGCCCGGAGTTCGACGATGAGCGCCAGGGCCGAAGACAGCGACGTCCGCAGCGGCGGCATCCAGGTGATTGCCCGCGCGGCCGAGATCTTGCGGGTGCTGCAAGCTCACCCCGGCGGGCTCAGCCAAGTCGAGATCGGGGAGCGGGTCGGCATGGCCCGGTCCACCGTGAGCCGGATCCTCAACGCATTGGAGGACGAGGGTCTGGTGGCCTCGCGCGGGGCGCGGGGACCCTACCGGCTGGGGCCGGAGATCGCGCGCATGGCCAGCACCGTGCGCCTCAGCGTGGTGGCCGACCTGCACCCATTCCTGACGCAGTTGTCGCGGGAACTCGACGAGACGGTGGACTTGTCGATCCTGGACGGGGATCGTGCCGATTTCATCGACCAGGTGGTTCCGCCGCGGCGGTTGCGCGCGGTGAGCGCGGTGGGAGAGTCCTTTCCGCTGTACTGCTGCGCCAACGGCAAGGCGCTGCTGGCGTCGCTGCCGCCGGAACGGCAGGCGCAGGCGCTGCCCAGTCGGCTGATGCCGCTGACCGCCAACACCATCACCGATCGAGCAGCGTTGCGCGAGGAGCTTGCCCAGATCAGCCGCGACGGCATCGCCTACGACCGCGAGGAGCAGACCGACGGCATTTGCGCGGTCGGGACGGTGCTGCATGGCGTGACCGATCAGGTGGTGGCCGTCAGCGTGCCGGTGCCGGCGCAGCGGTTCTACGGCCGCGAGGAAGAGCTGGCCCAAGCATTACGGGCGTGGGTGGCGAAAGTGAACAGCTGGTTCGAAGCATCGTGAGGAGCATTGGAAATGGCAAAAGCATTGCGTGACAATCTGGTTGGAGCCTGGGAGCTGGTGTCCTACGTCGAGCGGGACAGTCTCGACGGCCCGGTGCGATACCCCCTCGGTGCGGATGCGCAGGGTTTGATCATCTACACCCCGGACGGGTACATGTCGGCGCAGATCCAGTCGTCCGGGCGGCCCGACTACGACCGGCCGGTGGCCAGCGGCGGCACCACCGAGCAGGCGGCGGCCGCGGCGCTGGGGTATCTCGCCTACAGCGGACGGTACTTCGTCGACGAGTCCACGGGTGATCTCCGTCATGAGGCGAAGCTGTCCCTGGTGCCCAACTACCTGGGCCAGTTTCATCTACGGCACAGCGACCTCGACGGTGACAAGCTGACCCTGTCGTCGGAGCTGACCCTGCCTGACGGGCGGACCGTGTACTCGTCTTTGGTGTGGAAGCGTGCCGAGCAGGCCGGTTCGCAGGTTGCCTAGGTGGTGGCCACGCTTGGGGTTGGTCTGCGGTAGGCTTTCGACCTGCCGCCGGCGGACTCACCGGCGACCGGGCTGTGGCGCAGTTTGGTAGCGCACTTGACTGGGGGTCAAGTGGTCGCAGGTTCAAATCCTGTCAGCCCGACTGGTGAAATTGGCTTTGAGCTGGAGCGATCCATTGCTGATACCTCAGCAGCGATTTAGCTCGTGGGAGTGTGGGATCAACCATTCGTGCACAACGTGCCGTTCTCGCCGCACTTGTCCGTTGGTCAAGTAGGGGATGGCTGTTTCGCGGGTCTGTCATCGTGCAGCGCGGAATTCGTCGAATCGTTCGGCCAGTTGATCGGCCGCCGGCCGGTCGGAGGCTCGCGCTGGAAGGGTAAGGGGTCGGCCGTCCATTTCTTGGAGGCCGTGCCGAAGCATCGGCCCATCGATTTCATCCATAAGGGCACGGTTGATGCGGACGACGTAATCCGGTGAGATTCCGAGCAGGTTTGTGTCGAAAGCAGCGTGGTGGATTTTGCAGAGGCTCAGACCGTTCTGGACTATCGGAAGGCCGTGTTGCTTGTTGTCGCCGATGATGTGGCAGCATCGAGGAGCTTGCCGTGCCGGAGGTAGTCGTAAGCGTAGCGAGAGTCGCCTACATGCATATCTGCGTACGGTCCGTTGGGGTTGGAGATCACTGACAACGTGGCCAGGAGTTCTCTGGGGTTCCGGATGCCGCGGTTTCGGTCGATGACTCGCCAGTGTTGGTCTCGGACTTGAAGTTGTTCGAGTTCGGCCCGACGGACTACGCCATTCTCGGCCACGATGTCGGCAAGTCTTTCGAAGATCAGTTGGCGAAGGTGCAGCTCGACTGCGCTGTCCATGGCTGGAGTCTTACAGGGTGGGCAGGGTTTCGGCGATGTCTTTGGTCAGCAGGTAGAGGTTAAGTTTGGCTTGATCGTCGGCATCGAGTGGTTCGAATCCGAACCGCTGCCACCAGCGCAACGCCTCGGCGTTGAGAGCGGTGACGACGACGGCACGGCAGGCAGCCTTGATGTTCAGTTCGGCCCCAGTAGCCATGATGTGCTCGACCATCGCGGTTGACGGAGGTCATCGACAAACTGGCGTAGCAGACAACCGCGTGGTTGGCGTCCGTAATCACCCATACCGCGGCGGTGTTGCCGCGCCGGTCCTGGCCGGCGTATCGACGCAGCCACTCGTCCAATGTTGTTTCGCCCGAGCTGAATTCGCTTCGGCAGTGTTTGTCCAGGTTAAGTGATGCAGGCCGGTGGAACTGCACCTCAGTCGAGCCAGGTGAACTTCGTCGGCCGGTGCAGTGCTTTCGCGAGCTCTCGTTGACCCGTGCGGGACGGCTGAGTCCCATTGCTTTACTCGAGTTAGGACGCGGCGGCCGGTGCCGCGATGTGAGGACTCGGGTAATCCGCTTGCCGCCCTGACGACGTCGCTCAGAACCTGGGTGTTGGATAGCTGCCGGGTTGGATATCCGGGCTGATCCGCGATGTCTCGTCACAGGAATGCTGGTGGCGGATCGTGTGTTGCGTGGCCGGACAAGACCAGCGTCGGCACGCGCCGGGTTGCCGGTGGGCTCAGGGGTTGACGCGAAGGCGCTGTTCTTGCGCGACGCCGCTCCGGACGCCGATTCGCCTCGGCCTCTGCGCAATTGAAGGTGGACCGCCACTAGCCGGGCGACGGCGCCGTTGGTCTTGACGTCGGCCGCGGGCTCGCGCACGCATATCGTCAGCCCCCGTCGGAGCCGACCTCGACAACGGGCCGCTTACGACTGCGCGAGTCGACCGTGACGATGACGATGTTCGGTCAAGCCGCGCGACGCTACCTTGCTGAGCGGACATCGACTGAGCGCGAACGGATTTGTGAACGAGACATCCGGTACGTTGTTGACTGCACCAGCCGAACTGCCGGCAGAGCACTGACTTACATTCAGCGCTAGCCTCGATTTTGCATGCCGGTGGGTTGAGGGGCGGTTTGATCGCTGGATTGGCTGTGGGGTAATTGTTTTCGGTTTGCGGCATGTTTACCTGTCCGGTGTCGCCGGGTTGGGCGAGGTTCCAGGGCCTTGGGTCTTTCGTGGTTGTTGGGACAGGTTGGTTGGGGGTCAGGGGAAGGCTGCGCGGATGCGGTGCCAGGCGGTGGTGATCGCTGTAGCCCACCGCCAGGTGGCGTCGATGCGCAGCCGCAGTTGTCGGGCGCCGCGGGTGATGCGGGCGGCTACGTGCAGCACCCGGTAGCGGAAGGTGGCGATCTCGCAGCGGGCGATCTCGGGTTGGTCGGGGAACCCGAGTAGTTTCGCCCAGGTAACGAGATCGTTTGCAGTCAAGATGATTTCGAGCCATGCGGCGTTCGCGCCGAAGCTGTGGCAGGTTATCTGTCTTGAACCGTACCGGGTTTCTTGCACACCTTCTTCTGAGGGAAGGATGGGCACGATGCCGAGCAAGTACGACGAGAACACCAAAGCCAAGGCGGTTCGATTGGTTCGCGAACACCGCGATGACTACGCCACGGAGTGGGCGGCGATGCGGGAGATCTCTGGCCGACTGGGGATGAGCGCGGAGACGCTGCGCAAGTGGGTGCGCCAGGCCGAGGTCGACCGCAGGCGAGACGGCCGGGCGCGCTGGCCTTTCCGTCCGCCGACAAGGCCGGTGAGTTCGTGCAGAATTCGGCCGAGAAGTGGAAGAACTGCGCCAACCAGACGATCAGCACCACGAACAGGGCCGGCGAGACCGTCAAATGGGCGTTGGCGAGTCTCAACGGCGAGCCGCCGAGTATCACGCTGAACGAGACCCAGGTAGGAGCCAGTAACAACTGGGGCTGCCAGCGTGCGCTGAGCGCGGTGTCCAATGTGGTCGTCGACGTCAACGTCAATGGCTGCGGATACCACATCGCCAATGAAGGTCGCCAGTTAGCCGACAAAATGGTCGCCAAAGTTAAGGGGCGATAGCGAGATAGGTGGTCAGCAATCTGCGCGGTACTGGGCAACGTGCGGCGCCGCAGCTAATTGTGGTCGCTGGCGCCGCCAGCGGCTTCTGCCGGGCTCCGGCCAGAGCGGTGATTCATCGTCGCTTCCGGTCCCACTCCGGGGCCACAGGACTCGAAAACAAGGGGGATTCACTCACCGGGGACGGACAACTCCTGAGCCGCATCTATCGGCCTTGAAGAGTGACGGCTACTTCCAGAGGCAGGTCGCGCGAAGAGTTTCCTGCCCATATCGCATATTCTCCGGGGACGAGCTGGAATGCGTTGCGGTCAACGTTGTAGATGGAAAGAAACAGCGGTTCCACATGTACCGTGACGGTCTTCGACTCACCAGGTTCGAGGGCGACCCTTTGCCAGCCGACCAGCCTGCGCGGAGGCTCCTGCGCACCTTCTGGCAAACCTGCGTAGATTTCAGCTATCTCCTGTCCGGCGCGCTTACCGGTATTGGTCACGCGGACCGTGACCTCAAGCGCGTCTCCGGGAGTGACGTTCAGGTCCGAGTAAGAGAAGGCGGTGTAGGACAGGCCAAATCCAAACGGAAACAGAGGCGTCCTATTCTCCGTGTCATACCATTTGTAGCCGACCTTCAGGCCTTCATCATAATTCACATCGAAGACTTTCGTGTCTACCTTGGGGTCGGGTAAGCCTGGCGCGGCGGTAAGTGGCTCGGCCGGCCGTGTTGTCGGGTCCGGATGTGGCATATCAGCCTCGCTTTTCGGGAACGTGATCGGCAACTTGCCTGACGGGTTGACATCGCCGAAAAGAATGGCGGCTATCGCCTGTCCGCCACGTATGCCCGGATACCACGATTCAAGCACGGCGCTCACCTGATCCAGCCAGGGCATGGTTACTGCTCCTCCCGTCTCAAGCACCACGATGGTATGCGGATTGGCCGCAGCGACGGCCTGAATCAGCGCGTCCTGATTGTTGGGGAGAGCGAGGTTGGGGAGATCGGCACCTTCCGACTCATGCTGGACAGCAAAGACAATCGCAACTTCGGAGGATTTTGCTAGCGCGGCTGCGGAGGCCGGATCGTTTCCAGGATTGTATTTGACTCTTGCCTGAGGAGCACGCTCGATAACCGCGTCTAATGGCGGCGAGCGGTGATAAACCCATTCGGGTAGGAGCGCCATGATATCGCCGCTATCGACACCGGGCGTAATAACGGGATTGCCTCCGGCGGGATCGACCTGCGCCGAACCGCCGCCCGAGATGACACCAACGTCGGCATGGCCGCCAATGACCGCGATGG
The nucleotide sequence above comes from Mycobacterium pseudokansasii. Encoded proteins:
- a CDS encoding 3-keto-5-aminohexanoate cleavage protein; protein product: MSVVITVAPTGPIATKADNPALPTTPEEIATAVEQAYRVGAAVAHIHLRDENERPTADLAIARRAIDLIGERCPILIQLSTGVGLSVPFEEREKLVELRPRMATLNPCSMSFGAGEFRNPPDAVRRLAARMLELDIKPELEIYDTGHLEACLRLREEGLLAEPLQFSIVLGVRGGMAATADNLLTMVRRLPPDAIWQVIAIGRANLELTAMGLALGGNARVGLEDTLYLRKGELAPSTLALVTRTMRLVQALDLPVASVEEAEALLRLPGVRR
- a CDS encoding HNH endonuclease, whose protein sequence is MIGDNKQHGLPIVQNGLSLCKIHHAAFDTNLLGISPDYVVRINRALMDEIDGPMLRHGLQEMDGRPLTLPARASDRPAADQLAERFDEFRAAR
- a CDS encoding cupin domain-containing protein, encoding MNVTRVSQATEYTAALHRDVLTVRLQGHEAGHTERFWVGLSTYRPGGIAEMAVAREETVYVVIEGELVVTAEGTETVLGRLDSVHFAKGEVRSLENRSGRAAVLLVAIAHPQEVGE
- a CDS encoding IclR family transcriptional regulator, whose amino-acid sequence is MSARAEDSDVRSGGIQVIARAAEILRVLQAHPGGLSQVEIGERVGMARSTVSRILNALEDEGLVASRGARGPYRLGPEIARMASTVRLSVVADLHPFLTQLSRELDETVDLSILDGDRADFIDQVVPPRRLRAVSAVGESFPLYCCANGKALLASLPPERQAQALPSRLMPLTANTITDRAALREELAQISRDGIAYDREEQTDGICAVGTVLHGVTDQVVAVSVPVPAQRFYGREEELAQALRAWVAKVNSWFEAS
- a CDS encoding sensor domain-containing protein, whose amino-acid sequence is MQNSAEKWKNCANQTISTTNRAGETVKWALASLNGEPPSITLNETQVGASNNWGCQRALSAVSNVVVDVNVNGCGYHIANEGRQLADKMVAKVKGR
- a CDS encoding cyclase family protein, which codes for MTVTWPLGDAESKLEFYDLSHPWGHGVPAWPYFEDVKIERLHGMAKSRVLTQKITTVMHSGTHIDAPAHVVEGTPFLDEIPLSAFFGTGVVVSIPKNKWGVVTAEDLEQASPEIRPGDIVIVNTGWHHKYADSAEYYAYSPGFYKEAGEWFAAKGVKAVGTDTQALDHPLATAIAPHGPAEAQGGLLPWAVSEYEEQTGRKVLDDFPEWEPCHRAILSKGIYGFENVGGDLDKVTGKRVTFAAFPWRWVGGDGCIVRLVAIVDPTGSYRIETGA
- a CDS encoding lipocalin-like domain-containing protein; the encoded protein is MAKALRDNLVGAWELVSYVERDSLDGPVRYPLGADAQGLIIYTPDGYMSAQIQSSGRPDYDRPVASGGTTEQAAAAALGYLAYSGRYFVDESTGDLRHEAKLSLVPNYLGQFHLRHSDLDGDKLTLSSELTLPDGRTVYSSLVWKRAEQAGSQVA
- a CDS encoding 3-hydroxyacyl-CoA dehydrogenase family protein; translation: MLTPHGFSRAAVVGAGLMGRRIAGVLASTGLEVAITDTNAEILEAAAAEAAAVTGAERGSVTATGDLAAAVHNTDLVVEAIVENLAVKQELFQRLANLAPHAVLATNTSVLPIGGVAERVDDGSRVIGTHFWNPPDLIPVVEVVPSDRTSPDTVERIVALLTEAGKMPVRVARDVPGFIGNRLQHALWREAMALVAEGVCDAETVDLVVHNTIGLRLATLGPLENADYIGLDLTLAIHDAVIPSLNSDPHPSPLLRRLVADGQLGARTGHGFLDWPAGARERTAARLAQHINAQLAQDRNTKGSN
- a CDS encoding SDR family NAD(P)-dependent oxidoreductase yields the protein MVTMTQQAPNPGLTRFSVQDKSILITGATGSLGSVAARALADAGARLTLTGGNAAGLAELVEDAGIDNAVMVERRPETPADAEAMVAAAIAHHGRLDGVLVASGMNHVAPITEMAVEDFDKVMDANLRGAWLVCQAAGRVLLEQGDGGSIVLVSSVRGALGHPAGYSAYCPSKAGTDLLAKSLASEWGADGIRVNALAPTVFRSELTEWMYADDEKGRATREAMFARIPLRRFAEPEDFVGALIYLLSDASSFYTGQVMYLDGGYTAC